The following are encoded together in the Daucus carota subsp. sativus chromosome 5, DH1 v3.0, whole genome shotgun sequence genome:
- the LOC108219862 gene encoding ribosome biogenesis regulatory protein homolog: MAEQSSSSFEVDLGNLMAFNPHFQFSSPPSREELVRESIQQGTQLVQAIADSLFSLTSTEDRDGPIVKLPPPTTRLPREKPLPKPRPPTKWEEFAKKKGIKNYKKDKQVFDEQTGTWKRRYGYDRVNDDNDVPIIEAKMTDEPGQDPFAKRRSEKKQRVEKQEKNRLHNLKDAAKVGALPSHVQLAATALPITGSQAAPKKVSKDELGNVAGMAATATASGGKFDKKLPGEKPPKHDKKYRKFLPVVEGSGMGSLERQQTDKILNKLLSANSHNILDVGKAVNFYNVKKDKKRKSQGKDHGKTSSTSSKLNTKKSPYKKMAKKGGSSSKGKSK; the protein is encoded by the exons ATGGCTGAGCAAAGCAGCAGCAGCTTTGAGGTTGATCTCGGAAACTTAATGGCTTTTAACCCCCACTTTCAATTCTCATCCCCACCTTCcag GGAGGAGCTAGTGAGGGAGAGTATACAACAAGGGACCCAGTTAGTTCAAGCTATTGCAGATTCTCTTTTTAGTTTGACTTCAACCGAAGATCGAGATGGGCCTATTGTTAAGTTGCCTCCACCGACTACAAGATTGCCAAGAGAGAAGCCG CTTCCGAAGCCCAGACCTCCCACAAAATGGGAAGAGTTTGCCAAAAAGAAAG GCATCAAAAACTACAAGAAAGATAAGCAAGTGTTTGATGAACAAACTGGTACCTGGAAGCGCCGTTATGGATATGATCGTGTAAATGATGACAATGATGTTCCAATTATTGAAGCAAAGATGACTGATG AGCCAGGACAGGATCCTTTTGCTAAGAGACGTTCGGAAAAGAAGCAACGTGTAGAAAAGCAAGAGAAAAATCGCTTACATAATTTAAAAGATGCAGCAAAAGTTGGTGCCCTGCCGAG CCATGTCCAACTTGCTGCCACAGCATTGCCAATAACAGGAAGCCAAGCTGCCCCCAAAAAAGTTAGCAAGGATGAATTGGGGAATGTTGCTGGGATGGCAGCAACTGCAACCGCAAGTGGTGGTAAGTTTGACAAGAAATTGCCGGGGGAGAAACCACCAAAACATGATAAGAAGTATCGAAAG TTTTTACCGGTGGTGGAAGGATCAGGAATGGGATCGTTAGAAAGGCAACAAACTGATAAAATTCTGAACAAGTTATTGTCTGCGAATTCACACAATATACTTGATGTTGGCAAg GCCGTCAACTTTTACAATGTTAAAAAAGACAAGAAGCGAAAAAGTCAAGGAAAGGATCACGGGAAGACCTCATCGACTTCGAGCAAACTGAACACCAAGAAAAGCCCTTACAAAAAAATGGCAAAGAAAGGAGGGTCATCATCTAAAGGGAAGTCAAAATGA
- the LOC108220986 gene encoding uncharacterized protein LOC108220986, with amino-acid sequence MGWIGEQVDSIKSIQFRQLLTQAITLGMIVTSALIIWKGLMCVTGSESPVVVVLSGSMEPGFKRGDILFLHMSKDPIRTGEIVVFNIDGREIPIVHRVIKVHERPDTGEVDILTKGDNNPGDDRLLYARGQQWLQRQHIMGRAVGFLPYVGWVTIIMTEKPIVKYILIGALGLLVITSKE; translated from the exons ATGGGGTGGATCGGAGAGCAAGTCGATTCAATCAAATCAATTCAGTTCAGGCAGCTTCTCACTCAAGCCATTACTCTCG GCATGATTGTCACGTCGGCTTTAATCATATGGAAAGGATTGATGTGTGTAACTGGCAGCGAGTCTCCTGTTGTTGTGGTGCTCTCTGGAAGCATGGAACCTGGCTTTAAAAGA GGTGATATTTTATTCTTGCATATGAGCAAGGATCCTATTCGCACTGGAGAAATTGTGGTGTTCAATATTGAT GGTCGTGAGATTCCTATCGTTCATCGAGTTATTAAG GTTCATGAACGGCCAGATACCGGAGAAGTTGATATCCTAACAAAAG GTGACAATAATCCTGGGGATGACAGACTCTTGTATGCTCGGGGTCAGCAGTGGCTGCAACGACAACATATCATGGGAAGAGCTGTTGG GTTCCTGCCTTATGTCGGCTGGGTAACAATTATAATGACTGAGAAGCCTATAGTTAAG TACATATTGATTGGTGCTTTGGGCCTGCTTGTTATTACTTCAAAAGAGTAG